One Rattus norvegicus strain BN/NHsdMcwi chromosome 18, GRCr8, whole genome shotgun sequence DNA segment encodes these proteins:
- the LOC108348860 gene encoding keratin-associated protein 10-2-like, with protein MFSHMPELGCVCVCVCVCVCVCVCVLYVCVCMCMGLLYVHVCVCMCVCYMSVCACAWVYYMSMCVCVHVCVICLCVHVHVHVHVDGCVICPYVCMCMHACVCAICPCVHVCVICLCVHVHGCVICPCVCVHVCVICLCVHVHGCVICPYVCMCMHACVCAICPCVHVCVICLCVHVHGCVICPCVCVHVCVLYVCVCMCMGVLYVHMYVCACMHVCALYVHVCMCVCYMSVCACAWVCYMSMCVCAYVCVICLCVHVHVHGCVICPYVCMCMHARVCAICPCVHVCVICLCVIYRCVHVCFMSTCVCMHRSQRTTLGALF; from the coding sequence ATGTTCTCTCATATGCCTGAGctggggtgcgtgtgtgtgtgtgtgtgtgtgtgtgtgtgtgtgtgtgtgtgtgtgttatatgtctgtgtgtgcatgtgcatgggtttattatatgtccatgtgtgtgtgtgcatgtgtgtgtgttatatgtctgtgtgtgcatgtgcatgggtttattatatgtccatgtgtgtgtgtgtgcatgtgtgtgttatatgtctgtgtgtgcatgtgcatgtgcatgtgcatgtggacgGGTGTGTTATatgtccatatgtatgtatgtgcatgcatgcatgtgtgtgcgctatatgtccatgtgtgcatgtgtgtgttatatgtctgtgtgtgcatgtgcatgggtgtgttatatgtccatgtgtgtgtgtgcatgtgtgtgttatatgtctgtgtgtgcatgtgcatgggtgtgttatatgtccatatgtatgtatgtgcatgcatgcatgtgtgtgcgctatatgtccatgtgtgcatgtgtgtgttatatgtctgtgtgtgcatgtgcatgggtgtgttatatgtccatgtgtgtgtgtgcatgtgtgtgtgttatatgtctgtgtgtgcatgtgcatgggtgtgttatatgtccatatgtatgtatgtgcatgcatgcacgtgtgtgcgctatatgtccatgtgtgcatgtgtgtgtgttatatgtctgtgtgtgcatgtgcatgggtgtgttatatgtccatgtgtgtgtgtgcatatgtgtgtgttatatgtctgtgtgtgcatgtgcatgtgcatgggtgtgttatatgtccatatgtatgtatgtgcatgcatgcacgtgtgtgcgctATATGtccgtgtgtgcatgtatgtgttatatgtctgtgtgttatatatcggtgtgtgcatgtgtgttttatgtccacatgtgtgtgtatgcatagaaGCCAGAGGACGACACTAGGTGCCCTATTCTGa